One genomic region from Apodemus sylvaticus chromosome 1, mApoSyl1.1, whole genome shotgun sequence encodes:
- the Dbx1 gene encoding homeobox protein DBX1 has product MMFPGLLAPPAGYPSLLRPTPTLTLPQSLQSAFSGHSSFLVEDLIRISRPPTYLPRSIAAASLSPPRQEAPTALADSGTSDLGSPGPGSRRGSSPQTALSPASEPTFLKFGVNAILSSAPRRETSPALLQSPPPKTFAFPYFEGSFQPFIRSSYFPASSSVVPIPGTFSWPLAARGKPRRGMLRRAVFSDVQRKALEKTFQKQKYISKPDRKKLASKLGLKDSQVKIWFQNRRMKWRNSKERELLSSGGCREQTLPTKLNPHPDLSDVGQKGPGDEEEDSPGARLAYHAPPDSRHLLEGPLPASPAHSSSPGKASDFSDSDEDEEGEEDEEITVS; this is encoded by the exons ATGATGTTCCCCGGCCTCCTTGCGCCCCCCGCGGGATACCCTAGCCTCCTGCGACCCACGCCCACCTTAACACTGCCCCAATCCCTTCAATCCGCATTTTCCGGCCACTCTAGTTTTCTAGTAGAAGATTTGATCCGCATCAGCCGGCCTCCCACCTACCTGCCCCGCAGCATAGCCGCCGCCAGCCTGTCACCCCCGAGGCAGGAGGCGCCCACAGCCCTCGCCGACTCGGGGACCTCAGACCTGGGCTCTCCTGGGCCCGGGAGCCGGCGGGGCAGTTCTCCACAGACCGCCCTCTCCCCTGCCAGCGAGCCCACGTTTCTGAAATTTGGGGTGAATGCCATCCTTTCATCGGCGCCCAGAAGAG AAACTTCGCCGGCTTTGCTGCAGAGCCCTCCTCCCAAGACGTTCGCCTTTCCATACTTCGAAGGCTCGTTCCAACCCTTCATCAGATCCTCCTATTTCCCAG CCTCCTCCAGCGTCGTGCCTATCCCCGGGACCTTCTCCTGGCCCCTGGCCGCTCGGGGCAAGCCTCGCCGGGGTATGCTGCGCAGAGCCGTGTTCTCTGATGTGCAGCGAAAAGCCCTGGAGAAGACGTTCCAGAAACAGAAGTACATCAGCAAGCCAGACCGGAAAAAGCTGGCCTCCAAGCTGGGCTTGAAGGACTCGCAG GTGAAAATCTGGTTCCAGAATCGACGCATGAAGTGGCGGAACTCCAAAGAGCGGGAGCTCCTGTCTAGCGGGGGCTGCCGAGAGCAGACCCTTCCCACCAAACTAAACCCTCATCCAGACCTCAGTGATGTGGGTCAGAAGGGCCctggggatgaggaggaagacAGTCCGGGTGCCCGCCTGGCCTACCACGCGCCCCCGGACTCTCGACACCTGCTAGAAGGGCCACTGCCTGCCTCGCCAGCGCACTCGAGCAGCCCGGGGAAAGCCTCAGACTTCTCTGATTCcgatgaggatgaggagggagaggaggatgaggaaatCACCGTGTCCTAG